One Candidatus Neomarinimicrobiota bacterium DNA segment encodes these proteins:
- a CDS encoding acetyl-CoA carboxylase carboxyltransferase subunit alpha, with amino-acid sequence MPKFLYDFEKPIVEMDDEIAELESRTMVSGSEVGDEVKKMRAKRTRLIKETYAKLTRWQKVLLARHPDRPYTLDYIDMICDSFTELHGDRLFGDDAAMVTGLAEIGGHNILLVGHQKGKGTRENIKRNFGMAHPEGYRKALRIMKLAEKFNRPIVSLIDTPGAFPGLGAEERGQAEAIARNLLEMSKLTVPVLIIIIGEGASGGALGIGIGDRVLMMEHTWYSVISPEGCASILFRDSSKAPEAAEALKLTPNDLLKLGIIDGIIEEPDGGAHRSPEAAAKSLKKAILTNVRELGNLPVDILLENRIAKYSNIGVWIDK; translated from the coding sequence TTGCCAAAATTTTTATACGATTTTGAGAAACCCATTGTTGAAATGGACGATGAGATTGCGGAGCTCGAATCGAGAACTATGGTATCCGGTTCAGAGGTCGGCGATGAAGTGAAAAAAATGCGGGCAAAAAGAACTCGCTTAATTAAAGAAACATATGCCAAATTAACACGCTGGCAAAAAGTTCTTCTGGCAAGACATCCCGACAGACCGTACACCCTCGATTATATTGATATGATCTGTGATAGCTTCACCGAACTGCACGGCGACAGACTCTTTGGGGATGATGCCGCGATGGTAACCGGACTTGCGGAAATTGGCGGTCATAACATTTTATTGGTAGGCCATCAAAAAGGAAAAGGCACGCGGGAAAATATAAAAAGAAATTTTGGAATGGCTCATCCTGAGGGATATAGAAAAGCGTTACGGATAATGAAACTTGCTGAGAAATTTAATAGACCAATAGTTTCGCTTATAGATACTCCGGGTGCGTTTCCCGGCTTGGGCGCTGAAGAGAGAGGACAGGCTGAAGCAATAGCGAGGAATCTTTTGGAAATGAGCAAGCTGACTGTCCCGGTTCTGATAATCATAATAGGTGAGGGCGCAAGCGGAGGCGCATTAGGAATTGGAATTGGTGACCGGGTCCTGATGATGGAACATACCTGGTACAGCGTTATATCGCCCGAAGGATGCGCGTCAATCCTCTTTAGGGACTCGTCAAAAGCGCCTGAAGCCGCAGAAGCGCTTAAACTTACGCCAAATGATTTACTCAAGCTAGGTATCATAGATGGAATAATTGAAGAACCTGACGGAGGAGCGCATCGGAGTCCGGAAGCCGCCGCAAAGAGTTTAAAAAAGGCTATCTTAACAAACGTCAGAGAATTAGGTAATCTTCCGGTCGATATTCTGCTTGAAAACAGAATAGCAAAGTATTCGAATATAGGCGTTTGGATAGATAAATAA